The following coding sequences are from one Loxodonta africana isolate mLoxAfr1 chromosome 18, mLoxAfr1.hap2, whole genome shotgun sequence window:
- the LOC135227178 gene encoding zinc finger protein 18-like isoform X1, with protein sequence MMPVDLGQPLVLLPPLAKAEDPPFPGPDAAPQGGVSGPETARQLFRQFRYQVMSGPQETLRQLRKLCFQWLQPEVHTKEQILELLMLEQFLTILPGEIQTWVRKQCPGSGEEAVTLVESLKGDPRRLWQWISIQVLGQEIFSEKTESPSCQVGEAESRHDVVLQELGLQNSASEPAEQPNHIVKEESDAEQELVMAASQLLARPEERLVRDQDLGASLLQASSQEQWRHLDSTQKEYYWDLMLEAYGKMVSEDISSPKPDRANSAEHGQERGRLHLHAREKISMQACTVGYEIILLSCSQHFKKMKEKIENIRCLKYSRGDRQENDKEKVNLENYRDQGPPDASCDISGEVIPQASVSGFFSEDEPRHFGGQHLPEARGNLQVEGRGEQPSPQERSSGKQPGQHLPDPHPGGALSVLWLEEKPEAPQKDQLRPPMAQKLPTCRECGKTFYRHSQLVFHQRTHTGETYFQCHTCKKAFLRSSDFVKHQRIHTGEKPCKCSHCGKGFSDLSGLRHHEKIHTGEKPYKCSICEKSFIQRSDFNRHQRVHTGEKPYKCSRCGKRFSWSSSLDKHRKSHLGKKSFQ encoded by the exons ATGATGCCAGTTGACCTGGGGCAGCCCCTGGTCCTGCTGCCACCACTGGCAAAGGCTGAGGACCCCCCATTCCCTGGGCCAGATGCTGCCCCTCAAGGAGGTGTCTCCGGCCCTGAAACTGCCCGGCAGCTTTTTAGGCAGTTTCGGTACCAGGTGATGTCTGGGCCCCAGGAGACCCTGAGACAGCTTCGGAAGCTGTGTTTCCAGTGGCTGCAGCCAGAGGTTCACACCAAGGAGCAGATCCTGGAGCTCCTCATGTTGGAGCAGTTCCTGACCATCCTGCCCGGGGAGATCCAGACGTGGGTGCGGAAACAGTGCCCAGGCAGCGGAGAGGAGGCAGTGACCCTGGTGGAGAGCTTGAAGGGAGACCCCCGGAGACTGTGGCAGTGG ATCAGCATCCAAGTTCTAGGACAGGAAATCTTCTCAGAGAAGACGGAATCTCCAAGCTGCCAGGTGGGGGAGGCTGAGTCCCGTCATGACGTGGTGCTTCAGGAGCTGGGACTTCAGAATTCAGCCTCAGAGCCTGCTGAGCAACCAAACCACATTGTGAAAGAGGAATCTGACGCTGAGCAAGAGCTAG TGATGGCTGCCTCCCAGCTTCTTGCCCGACCTGAGGAAAGACTTGTCAGAGACCAGGACCTTGGAGCCTCACTTCTCCAAGCATCATCTCAG GAGCAGTGGAGGCACCTGGATTCTACTCAAAAGGAGTACTACTGGGATCTCATGCTAGAGGCCTATGGGAAAATGGTCTCAGAAG ACATTTCCAGCCCCAAACCTGACCGGGCTAATTCAGCAGAGCATGGGCAGGAGCGGGGAAGACTCCACCTTCATGCCAGGGAGAAGATCTCAATGCAGGCTTGCACAG TGGGCTATGAAATCATTTTACTGAGTTGCAGccagcattttaaaaaaatgaaagagaagataGAAAATATCAGATGCCTCAAATACAGTAGGG GAGATAGGCAGGAGAATGACAAAGAAAAAGTGAACTTGGAAAATTATAGGGACCAGGGACCTCCAGATGCCTCCTGTGACATCTCTGGAGAGGTCATTCCTCAGGCTTCTGTGAGTGGCTTCTTCAGTGAGGATGAGCCAAGACACTTTGGAGGGCAGCATCTCCCTGAGGCGCGGGGAAACCTCCAGGTAGAGGGGAGAGGGGAGCAGCCCTCTCCTCAGGAAAGGAGTTCTGGGAAACAGCCAGGCCAGCATTTGCCAGATCCTCACCCAGGAGGAGCACTGTCTGTGCTGTGGCTCGAGGAGAAGCCAGAGGCCCCCCAGAAAGATCAGCTGAGACCCCCCATGGCCCAGAAGCTCCCTACCTGCAGAGAGTGTGGGAAAACCTTTTACAGGCATTCTCAGCTTGTGTTTCACCAGAGAACTCACACCGGAGAGACGTACTTTCAGTGCCACACCTGCAAAAAAGCCTTTCTGCGTAGTTCAGACTTCGTGAAACATCAGAGAATCCACACAGGAGAGAAGCCTTGTAAGTGCAGTCACTGTGGGAAAGGCTTCAGCGACTTGTCTGGATTGCGCCACCACGAGAAAATTCACACGggagagaaaccctataaatGTTCCATCTGTGAAAAAAGCTTCATTCAGAGGTCAGACTTTAATAGACATCAGAGGGTCCACACGGGAGAGAAACCTTATAAGTGCTCGCGATGTGGGAAAAGATTCAGTTGGAGCTCGAGCCTCGATAAACATCGAAAATCCCACTTGGGGAAGAAGTCCTTTCAATAG
- the LOC135227178 gene encoding zinc finger protein 18-like isoform X2 → MMPVDLGQPLVLLPPLAKAEDPPFPGPDAAPQGGVSGPETARQLFRQFRYQVMSGPQETLRQLRKLCFQWLQPEVHTKEQILELLMLEQFLTILPGEIQTWVRKQCPGSGEEAVTLVESLKGDPRRLWQWISIQVLGQEIFSEKTESPSCQVGEAESRHDVVLQELGLQNSASEPAEQPNHIVKEESDAEQELVMAASQLLARPEERLVRDQDLGASLLQASSQEQWRHLDSTQKEYYWDLMLEAYGKMVSEDISSPKPDRANSAEHGQERGRLHLHAREKISMQACTGDRQENDKEKVNLENYRDQGPPDASCDISGEVIPQASVSGFFSEDEPRHFGGQHLPEARGNLQVEGRGEQPSPQERSSGKQPGQHLPDPHPGGALSVLWLEEKPEAPQKDQLRPPMAQKLPTCRECGKTFYRHSQLVFHQRTHTGETYFQCHTCKKAFLRSSDFVKHQRIHTGEKPCKCSHCGKGFSDLSGLRHHEKIHTGEKPYKCSICEKSFIQRSDFNRHQRVHTGEKPYKCSRCGKRFSWSSSLDKHRKSHLGKKSFQ, encoded by the exons ATGATGCCAGTTGACCTGGGGCAGCCCCTGGTCCTGCTGCCACCACTGGCAAAGGCTGAGGACCCCCCATTCCCTGGGCCAGATGCTGCCCCTCAAGGAGGTGTCTCCGGCCCTGAAACTGCCCGGCAGCTTTTTAGGCAGTTTCGGTACCAGGTGATGTCTGGGCCCCAGGAGACCCTGAGACAGCTTCGGAAGCTGTGTTTCCAGTGGCTGCAGCCAGAGGTTCACACCAAGGAGCAGATCCTGGAGCTCCTCATGTTGGAGCAGTTCCTGACCATCCTGCCCGGGGAGATCCAGACGTGGGTGCGGAAACAGTGCCCAGGCAGCGGAGAGGAGGCAGTGACCCTGGTGGAGAGCTTGAAGGGAGACCCCCGGAGACTGTGGCAGTGG ATCAGCATCCAAGTTCTAGGACAGGAAATCTTCTCAGAGAAGACGGAATCTCCAAGCTGCCAGGTGGGGGAGGCTGAGTCCCGTCATGACGTGGTGCTTCAGGAGCTGGGACTTCAGAATTCAGCCTCAGAGCCTGCTGAGCAACCAAACCACATTGTGAAAGAGGAATCTGACGCTGAGCAAGAGCTAG TGATGGCTGCCTCCCAGCTTCTTGCCCGACCTGAGGAAAGACTTGTCAGAGACCAGGACCTTGGAGCCTCACTTCTCCAAGCATCATCTCAG GAGCAGTGGAGGCACCTGGATTCTACTCAAAAGGAGTACTACTGGGATCTCATGCTAGAGGCCTATGGGAAAATGGTCTCAGAAG ACATTTCCAGCCCCAAACCTGACCGGGCTAATTCAGCAGAGCATGGGCAGGAGCGGGGAAGACTCCACCTTCATGCCAGGGAGAAGATCTCAATGCAGGCTTGCACAG GAGATAGGCAGGAGAATGACAAAGAAAAAGTGAACTTGGAAAATTATAGGGACCAGGGACCTCCAGATGCCTCCTGTGACATCTCTGGAGAGGTCATTCCTCAGGCTTCTGTGAGTGGCTTCTTCAGTGAGGATGAGCCAAGACACTTTGGAGGGCAGCATCTCCCTGAGGCGCGGGGAAACCTCCAGGTAGAGGGGAGAGGGGAGCAGCCCTCTCCTCAGGAAAGGAGTTCTGGGAAACAGCCAGGCCAGCATTTGCCAGATCCTCACCCAGGAGGAGCACTGTCTGTGCTGTGGCTCGAGGAGAAGCCAGAGGCCCCCCAGAAAGATCAGCTGAGACCCCCCATGGCCCAGAAGCTCCCTACCTGCAGAGAGTGTGGGAAAACCTTTTACAGGCATTCTCAGCTTGTGTTTCACCAGAGAACTCACACCGGAGAGACGTACTTTCAGTGCCACACCTGCAAAAAAGCCTTTCTGCGTAGTTCAGACTTCGTGAAACATCAGAGAATCCACACAGGAGAGAAGCCTTGTAAGTGCAGTCACTGTGGGAAAGGCTTCAGCGACTTGTCTGGATTGCGCCACCACGAGAAAATTCACACGggagagaaaccctataaatGTTCCATCTGTGAAAAAAGCTTCATTCAGAGGTCAGACTTTAATAGACATCAGAGGGTCCACACGGGAGAGAAACCTTATAAGTGCTCGCGATGTGGGAAAAGATTCAGTTGGAGCTCGAGCCTCGATAAACATCGAAAATCCCACTTGGGGAAGAAGTCCTTTCAATAG